A window from Trichomycterus rosablanca isolate fTriRos1 chromosome 21, fTriRos1.hap1, whole genome shotgun sequence encodes these proteins:
- the LOC134335773 gene encoding pikachurin isoform X1 produces MDSEWTYIREPVESHSMVLKGLIPDTGYQFIIRSVNEHGISPPSPINPPVHTLAVVEAGSGDHRPHTPHSADAPDVEDETFSIDDSDYDIVIDEIKQFSTMKNSRRSQLRSHGAVTDNGHVTHRINAPRYSLVLQNTPGSSTMSDLQFTPVSRNTSESRSTHVLKNTPENQMTPQSVFQNTPVSITTPVPGNYTSLGGVWTFTATPTPTRAAPTTNSTISTTASTSSITDSTVTADKRPKPRVFDTLCDRTVCPSDSFCVNHYDRGGSRCHCNLGHHGVLCSQGVSIRFPRFYGYSHMTFEPLRNSYQLFHITLEFRADSENGLLLYCGEDERGGGDFISLALIRRKLHYRFNCGTGAGQMISQSLIVIGRWYNVTLYRNGVNGWLQLDNNTPVLGRSQGHYSKITFRTPLFVGGAPSVYWLVKAVGTNRGFHGCVQKLLINDRPVDLRPWPQGHALSGGDIGECSTSVCVEVVCKNGGICYPTSANTFICLCPLGYRGAQCEESFVLTLPHFSERVQSYASAPWPQSFHSYLSFMEIHVTFRPTNQDGTLLYSHDSYSRDFLSIILVGGVVEFRFDCGSGATIIRSEQPVSKNVWHDLRVSRTARSGILQVDDQRPVEGSTEGAFTQVKCTSPLFVGGVPDYEETKLSAGVTQPFSGDVQRITLNDHPVVIATGHAVGVNVMNAPHPCVQNPCANGGTCRPKREGYECDCRLGYAGSHCQRECENYCYNAVTDVIEIPQFTGRSYLTYDNQDILKRVSGLRTSVFLHFKSLAADGLLLWRGENTGTNHTDYISIGLQEGALVFSFNLGSGSASVLVNGTFSDGRWHRVKAVRDGQFGKITVDDYGAQTGRSAGNMRQLNVNGELYIGGMKEVALHTGRQYLAGLVGCVSHFTLSTNYHVSLVESAADGKNINTCTN; encoded by the exons ATGGACTCTGAGTGGACGTATATCCGTGAGCCAGTAGAGTCCCACTCCATGGTTCTGAAAGGTCTGATCCCTGATACTGGGTACCAGTTCATTATAAGATCTGTTAATGAGCACGGAATCAGCCCACCCAGTCCAATCAACCCCCCAGTACACACCCTGG CTGTAGTTGAAGCAGGTAGTGGAGATCACAGaccccacacaccccacagTGCCGACGCCCCAGACGTGGAGGATGAGACTTTTAGTATTGATGATTCTGATTACGATATCGTCATAGATGAG ATTAAGCAGTTTTCTACCATGAAGAACAGCAGACGTTCTCAGCTCCGGTCACACGGTGCTGTTACAGATAACGGACACGTTACTCACCGAATAAATGCACCTCGGTACTCGCTGGTCCTTCAGAACACACCGGGATCCAGTACAATGTCTGATCTTCAATTTACACCCGTATCCAGGAACACATCTGAATCTAGAAGCACTCATGTTCTTAAAAACACACCTGAGAACCAAATGACACCTCAGTCTGTCTTCCAAAACACACCTGTATCTATAACTACACCTGTTCCTGGGAACTACACCTCACTTGGTGGAGTCTGGACGTTTACGGCGACACCTACACCCACCAGGGCTGCACCTACAACGAACTCCACTATTTCAACCACAGCCTCGACCTCGTCCATCACCGACTCCACAGTGACGGCAGATAAACGTCCAAAGCCCCGAGTGTTCGACACGTTATGCGACCGGACCGTCTGTCCCTCCGACAGCTTCTGTGTCAACCACTACGACAGAGGAGGCTCCCGATGCCACTGCAACCTGGGTCACCATGGAGTCCTCTGCTCACAAG GTGTATCTATCAGGTTTCCAAGGTTTTATGGATACTCACATATGACGTTTGAGCCCCTGAGGAACTCGTACCAACTCTTCCACATCACACTGGAGTTCAGA gcaGACTCTGAAAACGGTTTGTTGTTGTACTGTGGAGAGGATGAACGTGGTGGAGGTGATTTCATCTCTCTCGCCCTCATACGCAGGAAACTTCACTACAG gtttaACTGTGGCACAGGGGCAGGGCAGATGATTAGCCAGAGCTTGATTGTGATTGGTCGGTGGTACAACGTTACATTATACAGAAACGGTGTTAATGGCTGGCTGCAACTCGACAACAACACACCTGTGTTAGGACGCTCACAG ggtcACTACAGTAAGATAACCTTCCGTACACCTCTGTTTGTGGGCGGAGCTCCCAGTGTTTACTGGCTCGTGAAGGCGGTGGGAACCAATCGTGGCTTTCATGGGTGTGTCCAGAAACTGTTAATCAATGACAGACCTGTTGACCTCAGACCCTGGCCTCAGGGACATGCCCTCAGCGGGGGGGACATCG gtgagtgcagtaccagtgtgtgtgttgaggtgGTCTGTAAAAATGGTGGAATTTGTTACCCAACCAGTGCCAACACATTCATCTGCCTCTGCCCACTGGGGTACAGAGGAGCTCAGTGTGAAGAGA GTTTTGTGCTGACACTACCCCACTTCAGTGAGAGGGTCCAGTCGTACGCCAGCGCTCCCTGGCCTCAGTCCTTCCACTCCTATCTGTCATTTATGGAGATCCATGTTACTTTCAGACCCACCAATCAGGACGGGACGTTGCTGTACAGTCACGATTCCTACAGCCGTGACTTCCTGTCAATCATCCTGGTGGGCGGGGTTGTGGAGTTCCGCTTCGATTGTGGCTCCGGGGCCACCATCATCAG gagtGAGCAGCCGGTCAGTAAGAACGTGTGGCATGACCTGAGAGTCTCTCGCACAGCTAGAAGTGGAATCCTGCAGGTGGATGATCAGAGACCAGTAGAGGGCAGCACTGAG ggtgCGTTCACTCAGGTTAAATGCACGTCTCCTCTCTTCGTCGGTGGAGTTCCTGATTACGAAGAGACGAAGTTGAGCGCTGGAGTAACACAGCCATTTAGTGGAGACGTTCAGAGG ATCACTCTGAATGACCACCCGGTCGTCATAGCAACGGGGCACGCGGTGGGCGTGAACGTGATGAACGCGCCTCACCCGTGTGTCCAGAACCCGTGTGCTAACGGAGGAACATGTCGACCCAAACGAGAGGGGTACGAGTGTGACTGTCGGCTGGGGTACGCCGGTTCACACTGTCAGagag AGTGTGAGAACTACTGCTATAAcg cagtgaCTGATGTGATTGAGATTCCTCAGTTTACTGGACGCAGCTATTTAACCTACGACAATCAGGACATTCTCAAAag ggtatCAGGTTTGAGGACGAGTGTGTTCCTTCACTTTAAAAGTTTGGCTGCAGACGGACTGTTGTTGTGGAGAGGAGAGAACACAGGAACCAACCACACCGACTACATCTCTATAGGACTACAGGAGGGAGCCCTCGtcttcag TTTTAACCTGGGCAGCGGTTCTGCATCTGTGCTGGTCAACGGAACCTTCAGTGATGGACGGTGGCACAGAGTCAAAGCCGTCAG AGATGGACAGTTCGGTAAAATTACGGTGGACGATTATGGTGCTCAGACGGGACGATCAGCAGGAAACATGAGACAGCTGAACGTTAACGGAGAACTTTACATCG GTGGGATGAAGGAGGTGGCTCTTCACACTGGTCGTCAGTACCTGGCCGGTTTGGTTGGCTGCGTCTCACACTTCACTTTATCCACTAATTACCACGTGTCGCTGGTAGAGAGTGCCGCAGACGGCAAGAACATCAACACCTGCACCAACTGA
- the LOC134335773 gene encoding pikachurin isoform X3 has protein sequence MDSEWTYIREPVESHSMVLKGLIPDTGYQFIIRSVNEHGISPPSPINPPVHTLAVVEAGSGDHRPHTPHSADAPDVEDETFSIDDSDYDIVIDEIKQFSTMKNSRRSQLRSHGAVTDNGHVTHRINAPRYSLVLQNTPGSSTMSDLQFTPVSRNTSESRSTHVLKNTPENQMTPQSVFQNTPVSITTPVPGNYTSLGGVWTFTATPTPTRAAPTTNSTISTTASTSSITDSTVTADKRPKPRVFDTLCDRTVCPSDSFCVNHYDRGGSRCHCNLGHHGVLCSQGVSIRFPRFYGYSHMTFEPLRNSYQLFHITLEFRADSENGLLLYCGEDERGGGDFISLALIRRKLHYRFNCGTGAGQMISQSLIVIGRWYNVTLYRNGVNGWLQLDNNTPVLGRSQGHYSKITFRTPLFVGGAPSVYWLVKAVGTNRGFHGCVQKLLINDRPVDLRPWPQGHALSGGDIGECSTSVCVEVVCKNGGICYPTSANTFICLCPLGYRGAQCEESFVLTLPHFSERVQSYASAPWPQSFHSYLSFMEIHVTFRPTNQDGTLLYSHDSYSRDFLSIILVGGVVEFRFDCGSGATIIRSEQPVSKNVWHDLRVSRTARSGILQVDDQRPVEGSTEGAFTQVKCTSPLFVGGVPDYEETKLSAGVTQPFSGDVQRITLNDHPVVIATGHAVGVNVMNAPHPCVQNPCANGGTCRPKREGYECDCRLGYAGSHCQRECENYCYNAVTDVIEIPQFTGRSYLTYDNQDILKRVSGLRTSVFLHFKSLAADGLLLWRGENTGTNHTDYISIGLQEGALVFSFNLGSGSASVLVNGTFSDGRWHRVKAVSSEP, from the exons ATGGACTCTGAGTGGACGTATATCCGTGAGCCAGTAGAGTCCCACTCCATGGTTCTGAAAGGTCTGATCCCTGATACTGGGTACCAGTTCATTATAAGATCTGTTAATGAGCACGGAATCAGCCCACCCAGTCCAATCAACCCCCCAGTACACACCCTGG CTGTAGTTGAAGCAGGTAGTGGAGATCACAGaccccacacaccccacagTGCCGACGCCCCAGACGTGGAGGATGAGACTTTTAGTATTGATGATTCTGATTACGATATCGTCATAGATGAG ATTAAGCAGTTTTCTACCATGAAGAACAGCAGACGTTCTCAGCTCCGGTCACACGGTGCTGTTACAGATAACGGACACGTTACTCACCGAATAAATGCACCTCGGTACTCGCTGGTCCTTCAGAACACACCGGGATCCAGTACAATGTCTGATCTTCAATTTACACCCGTATCCAGGAACACATCTGAATCTAGAAGCACTCATGTTCTTAAAAACACACCTGAGAACCAAATGACACCTCAGTCTGTCTTCCAAAACACACCTGTATCTATAACTACACCTGTTCCTGGGAACTACACCTCACTTGGTGGAGTCTGGACGTTTACGGCGACACCTACACCCACCAGGGCTGCACCTACAACGAACTCCACTATTTCAACCACAGCCTCGACCTCGTCCATCACCGACTCCACAGTGACGGCAGATAAACGTCCAAAGCCCCGAGTGTTCGACACGTTATGCGACCGGACCGTCTGTCCCTCCGACAGCTTCTGTGTCAACCACTACGACAGAGGAGGCTCCCGATGCCACTGCAACCTGGGTCACCATGGAGTCCTCTGCTCACAAG GTGTATCTATCAGGTTTCCAAGGTTTTATGGATACTCACATATGACGTTTGAGCCCCTGAGGAACTCGTACCAACTCTTCCACATCACACTGGAGTTCAGA gcaGACTCTGAAAACGGTTTGTTGTTGTACTGTGGAGAGGATGAACGTGGTGGAGGTGATTTCATCTCTCTCGCCCTCATACGCAGGAAACTTCACTACAG gtttaACTGTGGCACAGGGGCAGGGCAGATGATTAGCCAGAGCTTGATTGTGATTGGTCGGTGGTACAACGTTACATTATACAGAAACGGTGTTAATGGCTGGCTGCAACTCGACAACAACACACCTGTGTTAGGACGCTCACAG ggtcACTACAGTAAGATAACCTTCCGTACACCTCTGTTTGTGGGCGGAGCTCCCAGTGTTTACTGGCTCGTGAAGGCGGTGGGAACCAATCGTGGCTTTCATGGGTGTGTCCAGAAACTGTTAATCAATGACAGACCTGTTGACCTCAGACCCTGGCCTCAGGGACATGCCCTCAGCGGGGGGGACATCG gtgagtgcagtaccagtgtgtgtgttgaggtgGTCTGTAAAAATGGTGGAATTTGTTACCCAACCAGTGCCAACACATTCATCTGCCTCTGCCCACTGGGGTACAGAGGAGCTCAGTGTGAAGAGA GTTTTGTGCTGACACTACCCCACTTCAGTGAGAGGGTCCAGTCGTACGCCAGCGCTCCCTGGCCTCAGTCCTTCCACTCCTATCTGTCATTTATGGAGATCCATGTTACTTTCAGACCCACCAATCAGGACGGGACGTTGCTGTACAGTCACGATTCCTACAGCCGTGACTTCCTGTCAATCATCCTGGTGGGCGGGGTTGTGGAGTTCCGCTTCGATTGTGGCTCCGGGGCCACCATCATCAG gagtGAGCAGCCGGTCAGTAAGAACGTGTGGCATGACCTGAGAGTCTCTCGCACAGCTAGAAGTGGAATCCTGCAGGTGGATGATCAGAGACCAGTAGAGGGCAGCACTGAG ggtgCGTTCACTCAGGTTAAATGCACGTCTCCTCTCTTCGTCGGTGGAGTTCCTGATTACGAAGAGACGAAGTTGAGCGCTGGAGTAACACAGCCATTTAGTGGAGACGTTCAGAGG ATCACTCTGAATGACCACCCGGTCGTCATAGCAACGGGGCACGCGGTGGGCGTGAACGTGATGAACGCGCCTCACCCGTGTGTCCAGAACCCGTGTGCTAACGGAGGAACATGTCGACCCAAACGAGAGGGGTACGAGTGTGACTGTCGGCTGGGGTACGCCGGTTCACACTGTCAGagag AGTGTGAGAACTACTGCTATAAcg cagtgaCTGATGTGATTGAGATTCCTCAGTTTACTGGACGCAGCTATTTAACCTACGACAATCAGGACATTCTCAAAag ggtatCAGGTTTGAGGACGAGTGTGTTCCTTCACTTTAAAAGTTTGGCTGCAGACGGACTGTTGTTGTGGAGAGGAGAGAACACAGGAACCAACCACACCGACTACATCTCTATAGGACTACAGGAGGGAGCCCTCGtcttcag TTTTAACCTGGGCAGCGGTTCTGCATCTGTGCTGGTCAACGGAACCTTCAGTGATGGACGGTGGCACAGAGTCAAAGCCGTCAG CTCAGAACCCTGA
- the LOC134335773 gene encoding pikachurin isoform X2: MDSEWTYIREPVESHSMVLKGLIPDTGYQFIIRSVNEHGISPPSPINPPVHTLAVVEAGSGDHRPHTPHSADAPDVEDETFSIDDSDYDIVIDEIKQFSTMKNSRRSQLRSHGAVTDNGHVTHRINAPRYSLVLQNTPGSSTMSDLQFTPVSRNTSESRSTHVLKNTPENQMTPQSVFQNTPVSITTPVPGNYTSLGGVWTFTATPTPTRAAPTTNSTISTTASTSSITDSTVTADKRPKPRVFDTLCDRTVCPSDSFCVNHYDRGGSRCHCNLGHHGVLCSQGVSIRFPRFYGYSHMTFEPLRNSYQLFHITLEFRADSENGLLLYCGEDERGGGDFISLALIRRKLHYRFNCGTGAGQMISQSLIVIGRWYNVTLYRNGVNGWLQLDNNTPVLGRSQGHYSKITFRTPLFVGGAPSVYWLVKAVGTNRGFHGCVQKLLINDRPVDLRPWPQGHALSGGDIGECSTSVCVEVVCKNGGICYPTSANTFICLCPLGYRGAQCEESFVLTLPHFSERVQSYASAPWPQSFHSYLSFMEIHVTFRPTNQDGTLLYSHDSYSRDFLSIILVGGVVEFRFDCGSGATIIRSEQPVSKNVWHDLRVSRTARSGILQVDDQRPVEGSTEGAFTQVKCTSPLFVGGVPDYEETKLSAGVTQPFSGDVQRITLNDHPVVIATGHAVGVNVMNAPHPCVQNPCANGGTCRPKREGYECDCRLGYAGSHCQRECENYCYNVTDVIEIPQFTGRSYLTYDNQDILKRVSGLRTSVFLHFKSLAADGLLLWRGENTGTNHTDYISIGLQEGALVFSFNLGSGSASVLVNGTFSDGRWHRVKAVRDGQFGKITVDDYGAQTGRSAGNMRQLNVNGELYIGGMKEVALHTGRQYLAGLVGCVSHFTLSTNYHVSLVESAADGKNINTCTN, from the exons ATGGACTCTGAGTGGACGTATATCCGTGAGCCAGTAGAGTCCCACTCCATGGTTCTGAAAGGTCTGATCCCTGATACTGGGTACCAGTTCATTATAAGATCTGTTAATGAGCACGGAATCAGCCCACCCAGTCCAATCAACCCCCCAGTACACACCCTGG CTGTAGTTGAAGCAGGTAGTGGAGATCACAGaccccacacaccccacagTGCCGACGCCCCAGACGTGGAGGATGAGACTTTTAGTATTGATGATTCTGATTACGATATCGTCATAGATGAG ATTAAGCAGTTTTCTACCATGAAGAACAGCAGACGTTCTCAGCTCCGGTCACACGGTGCTGTTACAGATAACGGACACGTTACTCACCGAATAAATGCACCTCGGTACTCGCTGGTCCTTCAGAACACACCGGGATCCAGTACAATGTCTGATCTTCAATTTACACCCGTATCCAGGAACACATCTGAATCTAGAAGCACTCATGTTCTTAAAAACACACCTGAGAACCAAATGACACCTCAGTCTGTCTTCCAAAACACACCTGTATCTATAACTACACCTGTTCCTGGGAACTACACCTCACTTGGTGGAGTCTGGACGTTTACGGCGACACCTACACCCACCAGGGCTGCACCTACAACGAACTCCACTATTTCAACCACAGCCTCGACCTCGTCCATCACCGACTCCACAGTGACGGCAGATAAACGTCCAAAGCCCCGAGTGTTCGACACGTTATGCGACCGGACCGTCTGTCCCTCCGACAGCTTCTGTGTCAACCACTACGACAGAGGAGGCTCCCGATGCCACTGCAACCTGGGTCACCATGGAGTCCTCTGCTCACAAG GTGTATCTATCAGGTTTCCAAGGTTTTATGGATACTCACATATGACGTTTGAGCCCCTGAGGAACTCGTACCAACTCTTCCACATCACACTGGAGTTCAGA gcaGACTCTGAAAACGGTTTGTTGTTGTACTGTGGAGAGGATGAACGTGGTGGAGGTGATTTCATCTCTCTCGCCCTCATACGCAGGAAACTTCACTACAG gtttaACTGTGGCACAGGGGCAGGGCAGATGATTAGCCAGAGCTTGATTGTGATTGGTCGGTGGTACAACGTTACATTATACAGAAACGGTGTTAATGGCTGGCTGCAACTCGACAACAACACACCTGTGTTAGGACGCTCACAG ggtcACTACAGTAAGATAACCTTCCGTACACCTCTGTTTGTGGGCGGAGCTCCCAGTGTTTACTGGCTCGTGAAGGCGGTGGGAACCAATCGTGGCTTTCATGGGTGTGTCCAGAAACTGTTAATCAATGACAGACCTGTTGACCTCAGACCCTGGCCTCAGGGACATGCCCTCAGCGGGGGGGACATCG gtgagtgcagtaccagtgtgtgtgttgaggtgGTCTGTAAAAATGGTGGAATTTGTTACCCAACCAGTGCCAACACATTCATCTGCCTCTGCCCACTGGGGTACAGAGGAGCTCAGTGTGAAGAGA GTTTTGTGCTGACACTACCCCACTTCAGTGAGAGGGTCCAGTCGTACGCCAGCGCTCCCTGGCCTCAGTCCTTCCACTCCTATCTGTCATTTATGGAGATCCATGTTACTTTCAGACCCACCAATCAGGACGGGACGTTGCTGTACAGTCACGATTCCTACAGCCGTGACTTCCTGTCAATCATCCTGGTGGGCGGGGTTGTGGAGTTCCGCTTCGATTGTGGCTCCGGGGCCACCATCATCAG gagtGAGCAGCCGGTCAGTAAGAACGTGTGGCATGACCTGAGAGTCTCTCGCACAGCTAGAAGTGGAATCCTGCAGGTGGATGATCAGAGACCAGTAGAGGGCAGCACTGAG ggtgCGTTCACTCAGGTTAAATGCACGTCTCCTCTCTTCGTCGGTGGAGTTCCTGATTACGAAGAGACGAAGTTGAGCGCTGGAGTAACACAGCCATTTAGTGGAGACGTTCAGAGG ATCACTCTGAATGACCACCCGGTCGTCATAGCAACGGGGCACGCGGTGGGCGTGAACGTGATGAACGCGCCTCACCCGTGTGTCCAGAACCCGTGTGCTAACGGAGGAACATGTCGACCCAAACGAGAGGGGTACGAGTGTGACTGTCGGCTGGGGTACGCCGGTTCACACTGTCAGagag AGTGTGAGAACTACTGCTATAAcg tgaCTGATGTGATTGAGATTCCTCAGTTTACTGGACGCAGCTATTTAACCTACGACAATCAGGACATTCTCAAAag ggtatCAGGTTTGAGGACGAGTGTGTTCCTTCACTTTAAAAGTTTGGCTGCAGACGGACTGTTGTTGTGGAGAGGAGAGAACACAGGAACCAACCACACCGACTACATCTCTATAGGACTACAGGAGGGAGCCCTCGtcttcag TTTTAACCTGGGCAGCGGTTCTGCATCTGTGCTGGTCAACGGAACCTTCAGTGATGGACGGTGGCACAGAGTCAAAGCCGTCAG AGATGGACAGTTCGGTAAAATTACGGTGGACGATTATGGTGCTCAGACGGGACGATCAGCAGGAAACATGAGACAGCTGAACGTTAACGGAGAACTTTACATCG GTGGGATGAAGGAGGTGGCTCTTCACACTGGTCGTCAGTACCTGGCCGGTTTGGTTGGCTGCGTCTCACACTTCACTTTATCCACTAATTACCACGTGTCGCTGGTAGAGAGTGCCGCAGACGGCAAGAACATCAACACCTGCACCAACTGA
- the LOC134335773 gene encoding pikachurin isoform X4: MDSEWTYIREPVESHSMVLKGLIPDTGYQFIIRSVNEHGISPPSPINPPVHTLAVVEAGSGDHRPHTPHSADAPDVEDETFSIDDSDYDIVIDEIKQFSTMKNSRRSQLRSHGAVTDNGHVTHRINAPRYSLVLQNTPGSSTMSDLQFTPVSRNTSESRSTHVLKNTPENQMTPQSVFQNTPVSITTPVPGNYTSLGGVWTFTATPTPTRAAPTTNSTISTTASTSSITDSTVTADKRPKPRVFDTLCDRTVCPSDSFCVNHYDRGGSRCHCNLGHHGVLCSQGVSIRFPRFYGYSHMTFEPLRNSYQLFHITLEFRADSENGLLLYCGEDERGGGDFISLALIRRKLHYRFNCGTGAGQMISQSLIVIGRWYNVTLYRNGVNGWLQLDNNTPVLGRSQGHYSKITFRTPLFVGGAPSVYWLVKAVGTNRGFHGCVQKLLINDRPVDLRPWPQGHALSGGDIGECSTSVCVEVVCKNGGICYPTSANTFICLCPLGYRGAQCEESFVLTLPHFSERVQSYASAPWPQSFHSYLSFMEIHVTFRPTNQDGTLLYSHDSYSRDFLSIILVGGVVEFRFDCGSGATIIRSEQPVSKNVWHDLRVSRTARSGILQVDDQRPVEGSTEGAFTQVKCTSPLFVGGVPDYEETKLSAGVTQPFSGDVQRITLNDHPVVIATGHAVGVNVMNAPHPCVQNPCANGGTCRPKREGYECDCRLGYAGSHCQRECENYCYNAVTDVIEIPQFTGRSYLTYDNQDILKRVSGLRTSVFLHFKSLAADGLLLWRGENTGTNHTDYISIGLQEGALVFSFY; the protein is encoded by the exons ATGGACTCTGAGTGGACGTATATCCGTGAGCCAGTAGAGTCCCACTCCATGGTTCTGAAAGGTCTGATCCCTGATACTGGGTACCAGTTCATTATAAGATCTGTTAATGAGCACGGAATCAGCCCACCCAGTCCAATCAACCCCCCAGTACACACCCTGG CTGTAGTTGAAGCAGGTAGTGGAGATCACAGaccccacacaccccacagTGCCGACGCCCCAGACGTGGAGGATGAGACTTTTAGTATTGATGATTCTGATTACGATATCGTCATAGATGAG ATTAAGCAGTTTTCTACCATGAAGAACAGCAGACGTTCTCAGCTCCGGTCACACGGTGCTGTTACAGATAACGGACACGTTACTCACCGAATAAATGCACCTCGGTACTCGCTGGTCCTTCAGAACACACCGGGATCCAGTACAATGTCTGATCTTCAATTTACACCCGTATCCAGGAACACATCTGAATCTAGAAGCACTCATGTTCTTAAAAACACACCTGAGAACCAAATGACACCTCAGTCTGTCTTCCAAAACACACCTGTATCTATAACTACACCTGTTCCTGGGAACTACACCTCACTTGGTGGAGTCTGGACGTTTACGGCGACACCTACACCCACCAGGGCTGCACCTACAACGAACTCCACTATTTCAACCACAGCCTCGACCTCGTCCATCACCGACTCCACAGTGACGGCAGATAAACGTCCAAAGCCCCGAGTGTTCGACACGTTATGCGACCGGACCGTCTGTCCCTCCGACAGCTTCTGTGTCAACCACTACGACAGAGGAGGCTCCCGATGCCACTGCAACCTGGGTCACCATGGAGTCCTCTGCTCACAAG GTGTATCTATCAGGTTTCCAAGGTTTTATGGATACTCACATATGACGTTTGAGCCCCTGAGGAACTCGTACCAACTCTTCCACATCACACTGGAGTTCAGA gcaGACTCTGAAAACGGTTTGTTGTTGTACTGTGGAGAGGATGAACGTGGTGGAGGTGATTTCATCTCTCTCGCCCTCATACGCAGGAAACTTCACTACAG gtttaACTGTGGCACAGGGGCAGGGCAGATGATTAGCCAGAGCTTGATTGTGATTGGTCGGTGGTACAACGTTACATTATACAGAAACGGTGTTAATGGCTGGCTGCAACTCGACAACAACACACCTGTGTTAGGACGCTCACAG ggtcACTACAGTAAGATAACCTTCCGTACACCTCTGTTTGTGGGCGGAGCTCCCAGTGTTTACTGGCTCGTGAAGGCGGTGGGAACCAATCGTGGCTTTCATGGGTGTGTCCAGAAACTGTTAATCAATGACAGACCTGTTGACCTCAGACCCTGGCCTCAGGGACATGCCCTCAGCGGGGGGGACATCG gtgagtgcagtaccagtgtgtgtgttgaggtgGTCTGTAAAAATGGTGGAATTTGTTACCCAACCAGTGCCAACACATTCATCTGCCTCTGCCCACTGGGGTACAGAGGAGCTCAGTGTGAAGAGA GTTTTGTGCTGACACTACCCCACTTCAGTGAGAGGGTCCAGTCGTACGCCAGCGCTCCCTGGCCTCAGTCCTTCCACTCCTATCTGTCATTTATGGAGATCCATGTTACTTTCAGACCCACCAATCAGGACGGGACGTTGCTGTACAGTCACGATTCCTACAGCCGTGACTTCCTGTCAATCATCCTGGTGGGCGGGGTTGTGGAGTTCCGCTTCGATTGTGGCTCCGGGGCCACCATCATCAG gagtGAGCAGCCGGTCAGTAAGAACGTGTGGCATGACCTGAGAGTCTCTCGCACAGCTAGAAGTGGAATCCTGCAGGTGGATGATCAGAGACCAGTAGAGGGCAGCACTGAG ggtgCGTTCACTCAGGTTAAATGCACGTCTCCTCTCTTCGTCGGTGGAGTTCCTGATTACGAAGAGACGAAGTTGAGCGCTGGAGTAACACAGCCATTTAGTGGAGACGTTCAGAGG ATCACTCTGAATGACCACCCGGTCGTCATAGCAACGGGGCACGCGGTGGGCGTGAACGTGATGAACGCGCCTCACCCGTGTGTCCAGAACCCGTGTGCTAACGGAGGAACATGTCGACCCAAACGAGAGGGGTACGAGTGTGACTGTCGGCTGGGGTACGCCGGTTCACACTGTCAGagag AGTGTGAGAACTACTGCTATAAcg cagtgaCTGATGTGATTGAGATTCCTCAGTTTACTGGACGCAGCTATTTAACCTACGACAATCAGGACATTCTCAAAag ggtatCAGGTTTGAGGACGAGTGTGTTCCTTCACTTTAAAAGTTTGGCTGCAGACGGACTGTTGTTGTGGAGAGGAGAGAACACAGGAACCAACCACACCGACTACATCTCTATAGGACTACAGGAGGGAGCCCTCGtcttcag TTTTTACTGA